From the Paenibacillus tianjinensis genome, the window GATTCTATTTAGTTCCATGCTTCCCAATAGTTTTTTACTCAAATTATCACTTCTCCTATGTATTTTTATTTTTATAATTCCTAATAAAATGATGAATTTATCAAATCTTTAATTGCATATTATACTTTTTAATTCTTTCTTTCAGTGTCTTACTATTACATTCACCAGCAAATACATAAGGATATGTATTCTTACCTTGTTTAATCAACTCTTTAATTGATGCACCTTTCTTTTGTATAATGAATTCTTCAAAAGCAGACTCATTAGCACGTTCCCAAAACCAAATAAATTCATCGTTATACTCTGTTCCACCATATATTTTAAAATTTTCACGAGGAGATTCTTTGCTAATCCATTCCTGACCAAAATCTATAGTGATGCTCATCTTACAATCCTCCTTTCTTGATCAAAGATCCATTTCATTAAACATTCATTACATGAATTGCTCTACCCATAACTATTTCTATTGGTCTCTCAAAATGAACCATAGTACTCATGTCTTTAAAATATTTAATTTGACAGTTTGCTTCAGCAAAAATAGCATCATGAATTTCAGATTTATAAACCACCTTATTTTTCAGATCATAAATGTGTGCTCTAAAAAACAAAGCGTCCACATAACCATTCAACTCTCCATTTTCATCATATGTATCGCTATGTGGATACATATGGATAATACAATTGTCAAGTTTTAATGAAAATGGCAGCTCCTTGCTCTCGGTATATCGTGAAAATGTTTCTTTAATATAATTTTCTGATTCTTTATATAGTGGTACTTCTACTTTCATTTTTATTCCTCCTTCATAGTTTTTTATCTTAGCGTGTTCTAAACGGATTTCTATCTTTCTTTACTAGGTCATTATTGATCACCTGAATAATCTCATTAATCTTCATCATAATTTCAATATTATTAGGTGGTCTGCTGGTCTGTCTGTCTCCGTCATCAGATTCAATTACTCGTTTTAGATAATCAATCAATGAACCCACCATCCCCATATTTATTCTTATAATATTCCTTACCACTCATTTCCCTTGGAGTTGATTTCCCACATCTCAAGCATCTGCTCAATGTTTCTGAATTATATATTTCTTCTCCGCATTTAGAACATACTTCATTACCAAAACCAAAATCTTTATCGATGTCCATGATTCACCTCTTTATAACGAAATACGTTTTTATTAAAACATTGACCGTTCTTCTAATCTCTTCAGCAGTTCAGGAACAATAACATTTTTAAGTGACCAATCATAGGTAGACTCGTACTCTCTTCTACAATTTTTCAGATTGTTTTCTACACTATATACAAGTGCCTCAAGGCAAAGTTTGCTGGTCAACGCCCTGAATCCATCAGTATTTGCTCGAACGGATTTGTATTCTTCCAATGAAACAGAACTATCTCTTAACTTCTCTACATCTACCTCAATGCCATTAATTGTTACGTGAGGATCAGATTTTCTTCCAGGAATTTTAATCATTGTTTATTCTCCTCTCATATTGACAATATCAAAATACTTATGAATTGTTTCCTCGTTAGTTCCAACAACTCCATCAATCACATAATCACCATTTTGATTAACTTTGGTTATTTCTAGCCGCTGACCTTTTCGAAAATTATTCATACAGTCTTCTTTAGCCTCTAGAATCATTCCAACTTCTAACTTTGGTAAGAGTTTACTCAACTCATCAATCAATTCTCCAACCTTAAGTCCAAATTCCTTACGTGCCTCAAGCGATGCAGCAATGACATGATTAACGTCCATATTTTTATTTTTGATGTCGTTAATCATGTCCTCGACCGATGTTTCTGATATGTATTTGATAGTTTTAAGTCTGTTCATTATTAATCCTCAGTGACTAAAGCTAACTCTTCATGATTAAAAAAATCTTTCATTTTTTTATTAATTTTAGTAAGAGAAAATTCTACTGCATAATCGTAATGATCGCTATCTTCATCAATAATGTATCCAGTCATTCCTGTGATCCCCAAATTCTCCGCATAACTAGTTTCAAGTAACAATACTTTTGATCCTACCTCAAATTTATCCATTAAACATCCTCCTTTGATTTCTTCATAAATTAACAGTTTTATCAAATCTATTCTTCATCCATCTTCTTTTCTACATAGTCCAAAATGTCCTTCGTCTTGTCTCTAAGTTCTAACAAATCACTATATGTATAATCTCCACTTGCAACAATATCCAGGACTTCTTTGTAAATTTCTAAATTAATCGGGAACATAAATGCCACATCCTTTTAATTTAATGGTTGTTCGTTCTCCGTTTCGATAATATTCTTGATGATCTTTACTGCTTTATCGAATTCATAATTGATGACTTGGTAGTCAAAGCGTTTCTTGGCAAATTTGATTCCATCAGTTGTTACTCGACTAAGAATCTTGTCAACACTATCGCCGCGTTCATGCATACGTCTCATGCGAGTCTTTTTGTCTACTTTGATGTAGATTGTGATGAATTCAATATCTGTGATTTTCTCTTTCAAATCCTTAATTCCATCAGGGTCACAAACATAAATAAGGTTCGGCGTATTATAAATCTGTTCCTTCGTGCTAAAATAATGATTGCCCTCAATCAAGCTGTAAGCAGCTACTTCGCCGTTTCTCTCGAACTGCTCATATTCATCTACTGTGCAGAACATATGCCCATATTCGCCCTCGTAGCGCGGCTGGCGCGTAGTATATGACTGAAGGATATTGTAACTATACTTTTCTAATGCTTTAGCAATTTCTGTTTTGCCTGAACCGCTGTAACCCATGAGTACAAAGCACTTTTTTTTCATTTCTTCTTCTCTCCCATCTTGATAACCTTGACTTTAACATCGTATTTTCTTCCAAACTGTCTTGCTTCTTTTAAATCTTCAATGAACAAATCTAATTTGTAACCAATTATTGCACTTCCTGTATCTTCCACGACGCGCTCCCCAACTCCATCTATGTAAAGTACTGTGCCGAAAGGGAACAAGCTAACATCGGCAGATACAGTACGACCTTCCTTTGTCATTCGCCCCGATGCTGTACGACCATAGTCTTTATCGCCCTTTACTTTGTTCGTGGACTCTTTTCCGTTTGTATATGCAGAAATTTCAAATTTTAACCATTCAGATTCTTCTTTTTTACTTTCTATTGCCTTCACTTCTTCTTTTTTATTAGTTGATGCAACTTGCATAATATGATATTTTGCTTCCTGTCTCTCGTCATTCCTAACTGCTTCGGCAATTTTATATGTATCATTCGTCTTTTTCATTTCTTCGATTAGGTTCACATTCTGAATCGGCTCAAATGTTAAAACCGGATGTGAAAACAAATACAAAGATAGGATAGCTTCCTGTAGCATCATGACCTCCACATTTTAGATATAGCCCCACATTTTACTGTGAGGCTATGTATTTTTATTTACTTAAATTTGATCAAATCTGTCTTTTATTAAAACTCAATATGTATTACTTATTTTGTTTCCTTAATGAATTTAAGGGCTTCTTCCAATTTTTCTACGTCTTCAGCTTTCCGATAATTAGGAGATCCTAATAGTTCAGTAAACTTAGGAACCACTTTTTCTTTCAGATCATTTGAAGTGAATCG encodes:
- a CDS encoding 3D domain-containing protein; protein product: MMLQEAILSLYLFSHPVLTFEPIQNVNLIEEMKKTNDTYKIAEAVRNDERQEAKYHIMQVASTNKKEEVKAIESKKEESEWLKFEISAYTNGKESTNKVKGDKDYGRTASGRMTKEGRTVSADVSLFPFGTVLYIDGVGERVVEDTGSAIIGYKLDLFIEDLKEARQFGRKYDVKVKVIKMGEKKK
- a CDS encoding AAA family ATPase, with protein sequence MKKKCFVLMGYSGSGKTEIAKALEKYSYNILQSYTTRQPRYEGEYGHMFCTVDEYEQFERNGEVAAYSLIEGNHYFSTKEQIYNTPNLIYVCDPDGIKDLKEKITDIEFITIYIKVDKKTRMRRMHERGDSVDKILSRVTTDGIKFAKKRFDYQVINYEFDKAVKIIKNIIETENEQPLN